ATGAACTATATGCGCTGTTTGGTACAGAGGTGGGTGATGTGACACACTATTTTAAAAATACAGTAACTGATGGTAATGGTCAGACGACTGTTACCTATTTGGATATGCATAACCGGACTATTGCTACCGCATTAGCTGGTGTGCCGGAGAATGGTGGTTTAGAGAATTTATCTTCTTTAAATAGCATTGTAGTAACAGATACAGTATCGGGTGCAGAGAACGCCATCATAGAAGGTAACCGGATAACCAGTCGTAAGGAACATTTCGCTACGCAGGGAGATAGTGTCAGATTTGTTTATGAGCTGACTCCACCGGTCTTACAAAAACAGAACTGCAAGGATACAGCTATCTGCTACACTGGTATGTATGATCTGGAGATCCGTATCACAGATGATGTATTTAGCCAGCACCTGCCAGGTGGCAAACCAGTGGATACTGTGTTACGGGCTAAGCTGGACACAATCAGTGTAGACTGTGATCAGCCTGTTAAACCGATCCGTTTAGCATTCAGTCTCTGGCTGGATAAGGGTAGCTATACTTTTACGAAGACATTAACGATCAGTCAGGCTGCGATGGATTACTATCGTGATAGCGTGTTCCTGAAAAGTAATGTATGTAAGAGCTATGAGCAGATCCTGGAAGAACAAAAGGCGATACAACGTACGATCCCATGTGAGCCTGACTGTGCGAGCTGTCTGGCGGGTATCGGCCTCTGGGAAGAGTACCGTATCCGTTATATGACTGATAATGGTTACGTAGGTGATAGTGTCAACTACCGCGCAGAAGCATGGGCATCGTATAATGAAGCGTTGGCAACCTGTAACGAGTTATGTGGTAAAGGTACGGAGACAGACGCGATGCGTCAGGCGATGCTGCTGGACATGTCCGCTCCTGGCGGTCAGTATGCGCTGCCACGTGATACGGCGAACAGGTATTCTATCTTCTATCTTGACATGAAGGATACGACGTATAACTATGCAGATACATCTATCCACTATCTGAACGAGATCGGCGAGCGTGACATGGTGTATGATATAGCCGGTGGTCAGTATGTGTTACCGCAGAAATTAGGTCCTGCGGAGTTTGCGGCAGCTTTCAAGTCTTCGTGGGCGGAGGCATTACTGCCGTTGCATCCGGAGTATTGCAAGCTGTTGACTAAAAATGGCTACCGCCTTAGTGAGGAATGGGATATGGCGTTTGAAAAGGTAGAAACCTATCAGGAGGCGCGGGATGCCGGTTATCTGAACCCGCAGGGGATGAGTAATAGAAATTTCCCTATTAATAAGAAGGATCCCTTAGATAATACAACCTTAACGGGCAAGCTGATTAGTCAGTTGGAGCATTTTAACGGTGGTAGTTATGATATGTGGCGTGTGGCGGTAGCGTCAGTGAAATGTGACGAATCCGGAGCTGGTTGTATCAACAGTTATAGTTCACCAGAGGATGCGTTTAATTCGGCTAAATTATGCGAAGGCGATCTGAACATGGCATGGCGTAGTTTCCGGAGCATGTACCTTGGTGCTAAACGTACGGTAATAGATGACTACCTGAAGAGTCTGAATTGTGGCGCGAGTGCAAAAGAGCTATTGGACTCAGGTAAGGTATTACGCTTTACGTCCAGTACCGACCAGCTGGCGAATGCAGGCCTGGGTGCATCATCGGCTTATCTGAAAGATAAGAATGCCGCAGAGACGGCGTCAAGGACGCTCTCAGACAGTGCGTACACCGCCAACTGTACTGCGTACGTATCTTATTGGGTACAACAGTTATCTGGTTGTTATGATACAACGGCTATTAAAACTGATATTATCCCCAAACTGTTAGCGGTTTGTAAGGAAGGTTCAGATGTGGACCATCCCGCGGCTCCAGTTCTGTAAGGCCTGGTAGCACTAATGCTTACCGTAGTTTCGAGGAAGTGATAGATGAGTATAATCGTCTGCGAGGTAGAAGTAAAGACCTGGTGTGTAATGCGGATGTGATCACGATGCCGAAACCCTATGACCGTCAGGTAAGTTATGGAGATCAGCCGACGTATGCGCCACCAACTGATTGTCAGTGTGATAAGATATCCGAGCTGAAGCAGGAGTACGCGGCGATGAAGCATAGTGGGGAGACGTTTTCAGCTTATATCAGTCGCAAACGAGGTGTAAGTATCAGTCAGGACGACCTGGAAGCGCTGGCGACGGCGTGTAACAATCGCAACAGCAGCTGTAACTGGTTGCCGAAGCAACTGGTATTACCATCAATCTTCCAGTGTAATGTAGCGCCGGCGTGTGCGACATGTGAAGAGGTAACGCGTTTATATATCTCCTTTAAAACGAGTTATGGTATTACGCCAGAGATGAAGGAAGAAGACAGTGTGCAGGATAAGAAGAATGCATTATTTGCAGCGTATATGAACAACCGCCTTGGCTTTGCGAAGCAGGCGTGGGAATACCTGTCGTTTATCAATGACAGCTGTAAACAGCCTTCAGGTAATGTTGTACAGGTATGTAAGCCCGGATCACTGAAGGGTAATCCTCAGGTAAGCACGTATTCGAATGGATCAGTAGATGAGATCAATGATATCGTTCGTAGCCGTGATGGCGGTTACTTACTGGCTGGTTGGACAAGAGGTTGCAGTAATGGTGAGGAGGATGCGTACCTGATCAAAACGGATAGTACGGGAGCATTATTGTGGTCAAAGACCTATGGCGCAGAGAATCATGAAGAGATCAAACGTATCCGTCAGACGCGTGATGGCGGCTATATCGGTATCGGCTCTACAAACTCGTATTGTTATGATAATGGTGCTATCTTATTAGTGAAGTTTGACAGTGCAGGTGTGATCCAGTGGAATAAGGCGTTGGATCTGGGTAGTAATGGTTACACCGGTAAGGGTACTGATGTGATCGAGACGCTTGATAGTAATTATGCATTTGCAGGTCAGGGCCTTCCATCGAAATGGATCATGGGAGTCGTTACAGGTGAAGGTGAACTGAAGTGGAGCAAGGTATTGTCATCCAGTGACCGTAAGGAGCAGATGAATATAGTGGAGAATGGAGACACTTTGGTAGCCGGAACGGCGATAGCTATAGGTAGTGGTAAATATGATGCCGCAATATTGAAGTTCAGCAAGGTAGATGGTAATCTGCTGGAACAGAGTGGTTACAGTGCTGATAACAGCGATCATATCCCGGGTAGTATCCTGAAGACAGCCATGGGTTATAAGTTGGTTGGTCTGAATAGTGCGACGTTGGTTGATATTAGTAGTACAGGTTCTATTGTATCTGCGAGAAAGGCAGCGGCACCAGGTAGCATTATAGCTGGCTCAGTGACGGCGACAGGAACCAGGGATGGTAGCTTGTTGTTATCACAGTCCGTATCAGGTAGTACTGGTGGTGCATACTGGCAGAAGATAGGTATCAATAATGGTGTATTATGGAGTAGTCATGTAGGTGTAAGTGGCCAGGAGTATCTTCGCCACATTGTTTCCAATACTGACGGTACGATGGCCGGCGGTGGTGTAATGGATGGCAAAGCAATGCTGATGCTGGCGAATGCGAGTGGTAAGACAGGATGTAAGGACAGTAGTGAAATAATTAATAGTGTAGATATTCTAACCTCTACGTTGCGCAAATCACTGCCAGCACAAACCATTACCGATCTGAATCCGAACTTACTGAGTGCGGTAGCATTAAATGAGAAGAACTGTTCGCCAATAAGAAATATGAGCAGTTGTCCGGGCATGGATAGTTGTTATACAGTGTATGATCTGCCGTTACTGTGTGGTAACATGGGCGTATTCCCGACGGTACCGTTGGATGAGTCAACAGCCTGTTCCGATAGTACTTTCTTTGCGGAGAGTGCAGCGATGACCATTTATAAGGCTTACACAGACTCCGTGAAGAACGACTTTAATGAGAAATATCTTGCTACTGCCCTACAGGCAGCATCGTTAGAGAAATTCGCAGTGACGTATGCAACAAGTGAGTATCATTATACATTGTTTTATTACGATCAGGCCGGCAATCTGGTGAAGACGGTGCCGCCAGCGGGTGTAGTCAGAAATCTGCGTCAAAGCTGGGCGGATAGTGTGACGGTGGCAAAGGCAACAAATCAGCAATTAGTTCCGCCACACACACTGGCAACAGAATACAGATATAATTCACTCGATAAAGTGGTAGTCCAGAGAACACCGGATGCTGGCAGTAGTAAGTTTTGGTATGATAGATTGGGTCGTCTCGTAACTGCTCAGAATTCGAAGCAGCAGCCTATGCAACATTATGGCTACACGACCTATGATCCTTTAGGTCGGATAACAGAAGTGGGTGAGATCAGCAGTAGTACGTTCATGAGAAATACACTTAGCCGTAGTGTAGATAGCTTACAGTCCTGGTTTACTGAAGGCAGTAATAGTCGTACACAGATTATACATACATTCTATGACAAACCTAATGACTTCCTGGCATCAGGCATGATTTCTCAACAGAATTTGAGGAACCGTATTTCCTGGACAGCATTGTATAATGCTGCTGCAGAACAACTGTCGGGGAATTATGTTACCGGAACCCTTTATAGTTATGATATCGCTGGAAATGTGGATACTCTGGTGCAGGATTATAAGAGCAGTATTCTGAGAGATCTTGGAAACCGCTGGAAAAAAGTGGTATATAGATATGATCTCATCAGTGGTAAGGTAAATCATGTAGCTTATCAGCCAGGCTTTTCAGATGCGATCTATCATCGTTACAGTTACGATGCTGAGAATAGAATGACCAATGTGGAGACAAGTACAGATAGTATCTATTGGGAGAATGATGCTTTTTACCAGTATTATAAGCATGGTTTGCTGGCACGTACCGTATTAGGGCAGCAATCAGTACAGGGAATAGACTATGCTTATACATTACAGGGTTGGTTGAAAGGAATTAACAGTACAACGGTAGACGGTGAATTTGATATGGGGCATGACGGTAGTTCAGTAGCAAAGGATGTGTATGGACTTGCTTTGCATTACTATGGAGATAAAGACTATCAGCCGGTTAGCGATAACCGCCCTTTCGCTTCTTCGACAGGAGCAGGCTTTAGTCCGTTATATAATAGCAATATTGCTGCAATCAGTCAATTTATTCCATCTTTAGGAATACCATTGCAGTATAGGTATAACTACGATGTTTTGAACAGGTTAAAAGGTATGGTCGCCTATAAGGGACTAGATGCTGTTAGCAATGTCTGGAATGCGATCGAATTGCCAGACTTCAGAGAGCATGTGACTTATGATGAGAATGGTAATATCCTGACATATGGTCGAAAAGGGAATAACACATTCGCGAATAAGCCGCTGGAGATGGATAACCTTACTTATCATTACAAAACGGGTTCAAATAAGCTGGATTTTGTCCATGATAGTGTAGATCCTGCTTATTATGATGTCGATATTGATGGCCAGAATGCCGGCAACTATAATTATGATAGTCTTGGTAACCTGGTGGGAGATGTTGAAGGGAGAATTACAGATGTACAGTGGACAATCTATGGTAAAATCGCCAGTATAACTAAAGCTGATGGCGCCGTTATCAGGTATACCTATGACGCCGGAGGAAACAGGGTAAGCAAACAGGTAGGAGACATTTATACATGGTATGTAAGAGATGCTACAGGTAATGTGATGGCAGTTTATACGCAGGGAGACAAAGGAATAAACGGCGGAAAACTAACTAGGACCGAGTCCCACCTGTATGGATCTGGTCGTTTAGGTATTAATATACTGAGAATCAATGTTGAAGATAATAGTAGTTTGAATACTGATTTAGTGAATGGATTAGGTTTGGGATTTTATACTAATTTCATAAGAGGTCAAAAAGTCTTTGAATTAACCAATCATTTGGGTAATGTACTCGTGACGATAGGAGACCGGAAATGGTTGAAGGATGGGGAATATGTGGCAAGTGTAGCATCGGCGCAGGAGTACTATCCATTTGGGATGCAGATGGTAGGAAGAGGAATAGCAAGCGCTGGTGGATACCGTTATGGTTTTAATGCGCAGGAGAAAAGTGATGAGATTATGGAACAGGGGAATAGCTATACTGCGTTACATTGGGAGTATGATCCGAGGATAGGCAGGAGATGGAATGTTGATCCGAAAACAGATGTATCGATTAGTTCTTTTGCGACTTTTGCAAACAATCCTATCTTATTAACAGATCCCTTTGGTGATGTCGTTAGATTGAAGCGAGAGGACGGGGTTACGAACAAGGAGTTTAGACAGATGAAAAAGAATATAAAGGAGTTACGTAAACATTCAGATTCATTTAGCCAAATGTATAATGATTTGGATAGCCGCAAGGAAACTTACTATTATACTGCAACGAATGCAGATGGTGGTAAAACTCCGGATGGAGGTGACGAAATAAAAATTGGCGTTCATTTTAAGTTTAATTCGCCTGCTAATGGAGAAGAGTCCCAACATTATGCACTTCTTGGAATGATAGCACATGAAACAGGGCATAAAATAAGAGAACTATATCATTTAGATCCTCCGGCGGCGACTCTTAATCCTGATGCTTATAAAGAGAAGGGCAATTCATTATATAATGCTTATAATGTGGCATATCAAAAACAACATGAGGTTTCTGAATTGGGAGCACAGTTTATTGAGAATGTTGTTCGAGGTGAGTTGAAACGAAGTAATCACAATGATATTAAGTTACATCGATACTATTCACCAGGTTTTGAATTGGACTATAAAATCGATCCTAAAAAAGGAGTGATAACATCTGTTAAAATAGGGAAGGACTATGATTTATTTAAAAAGTATCCCCCTGAATATTTTCAGAATAGAATCAAACTTTATGAAGTACTTGGCATTATTTCTCATTAGTATGATATTAAAAGTAAATGGTGCAGTTGCGCAGGATTGTACTATTTTTATTGATTCATCTGAAGTGAGATCATCCTATTTTAATACTGACTACATTGACAAACAGGATGATTTTTCCATAACGTTAGCTACTATTTCAGGTAGTCAGTATTCTTTTTTTAAATTGTTCAGAAATAAAGAGAATTATTATGTAGAATATGGGATTAAGGGGCAGCCAACATCGTTATATAAAGTTGATTCGGTGATGCCGATACTAGATACATGTCAGATAAATAACCTGGATTATTACATATTATCCCGAAAATTGGTATTTCATTATTATGACATGATGATTATTAGGCGGGGGAGTCAATATCTGCAGATAATCCCCACGGGATCAACTATATTTGATAATAGAGAGTGTATCATCGAATGTGATAAAACTATAGGCTTTTTGTTTCTTGAGTTTGAAAAGGTATATAAAGCGCATTTAGGAAGAAAAAAAAAGAAGTCGAATGAAATTGCTGATTAAATAACATTGATATCTTCGTTCCGGATTGAGAAAATGCAATTAGCACTGAATGTTCGTATCATTTCTCCCTATACGTTAGACGGCGTATTGACGTAAACAGGCGGTTTGCTTACACTTTAATACCACACAAATGCCTGTTCGGCGAGCTGTATATTGTTTGAAGTACCAGATTTTCCCGTTTTTTTATCTCCGCCCCCAAGATTCTGCAGTTCACGTACATGTTCTTGCAGTTCACGCACATTGTCTGAAGTCACCTTGATAATACTCCTAACATTGTAACAGCAATCACCACATGTAAAGCAGCAGCCGTAGATCCGCTGTTTTACCTGGTGAGCATGATTGCGTGTGCTTTTCGTCGCATCCTGCTATATGCATGATATGCAGCACTTAGTCTATATTAAGACTAAGCGCTGTGTATAAAAACACAGGTATGCACCGGGAGCATACACACAGTTCTTTGACATCTTTACCAGCCGGTAATAACCAGGTGAATGCATCTCCTGATAACCGGCTTGTAATAACGGATTATTATTAACTAACTATTCATGACGTCATCTACGTCATTGTTAGCTTCATTGGAAAATGCGCTGATATCGGGAGGGAATTGTCCAGCGGCATGCACCATCATCATACCTGCATCTGCGTGTCTGCAGACATACGGATGCAGGCTTAATGATGGCATGATAATGGCACAATAATGATGAAATTGCACCCAATCAGCTGTTTAGTATGTTCGCTTATATAAAATTATAATAATCTCATTTACAATAATTAATAAGGTATTATTTCATATGTTACTTAAATCGCTTTCGCCTGCAATCTGCAATGAATCTCCGCAGCACGCTCCAACAACTTCGGATCCTGTATATAATCAACAATATTCAGTTTATCACTGATCCTGTTCTCATTGTACAGCTGCTTAAAGTCGTAGTACTCGAGATCAAACTGCCACTCATCAGACAAGTGCTTGTATATCTCCTGACTACTATTCTTTAGCTTTGGATGATCTACAACGATGTAATTAGAATCCGGCAACTGCTCTATATGTTTTAAGATCGCTTCATTATACGTGATCCATACCGCGAGATGCTCATTGCAATATTTCCTTAGCAATTGCTCTTTGCGAAACGGCTTCCTGAAATACCGCCATATCACACGCGTGAAAATATCACACTGCTCATACTTCCAGTCGTGCAATTGAAACATTCGCTGCACCAGCGAACTGACCACCGTCTTATAATCACGTACAATCGCCAGATACCTTGCTTCCGGCAGTATCTCTCTATAGAACGGCAAGAACAGGCACGTACGCGGATCCTTCCAACCCCACTGCGACTGCGCAGAAGACTTCCTGCTCACTAATGCTTTCAATGTCGTACGTTGATGGCCTGTCAGCGGACCAGGATGTGCAGGCACCAGACCATCCGCAGAAAGCCCATGCTCCAACAACACTTTCTCGTGATACGTGTAAAAATCGAGGTCTTCATAATGACCATCCACATTCCCGATGCCAGGAGGTAGGAGTTGATCTCCTACATGCAATCCGCATTTATTCAACCAGTGTGTAAGCAATGAAGTGCCCGAACGGTGCATGCCCGTTATAACCAAAACGTTGTTATTCATAATGTCTGATTAAATGGAAGCTGCCCGACTATACTTCGCTTCCTGGTGTTTTATATTTTGCAGAATAAATTGATACAGTGTATTTGTGCAGGCGGTAATACTATGTTCGTCTGTTCTTAAATGGAGATCCGGATGTGATGGCGCTTCAAACGGATCATTTACACCGGTGAGATTGTTGAGTTTATCAGGATGGTTATCAGATAATAGTGCTCGCTTATATAAACCTTTCGTATCGCGTGTGATCAGCTCATCCAGAGAACAATCAATATGCACTGTCTTCACGTGCGCATACTTCATTTTCAGCTCTCTGCGAACAGTTTCATATGGATTGATCGCGCTGATGATACAGATCACGCCATGATCTGAGAGCCGGCTGGCCACAAATCCCAGGCGTCGAATATTCTCGCAACGGTCTTCTTTTGAGAAACCCAGATCTCTGCAAAGTGATTCCCGGTAAGCATCTCCGTCTATTATTTCAATGGGTAATCGTGAAGCTGCCGCTTTACGCTGAACACTCCTGGCAATAGTAGTTTTTCCTGCTCCCGACAGGCCACATAGTTGTATAATCATCGCATATTGATTTACAGGTTGAAAAGCTGACAGCAGGGAGATGTAGGAAAAATGGAACAGTCTTCAATAGGTCAATGGCTGGGTGTATAGCAATGCTAAAAGTGCGCAGTTACAGGTTAATGGCGATGTGATTGATTTGCTCGTCGCTAAAGTAGATAATTAATATTCAGCGTGCAACAAATAATAGATAAAATTCAGAAATCTGCCGATATACTGTAGAATTTCTCTTATATATTTGTCTGCTATCTCAATAGTGTAGTATAGAGGGCTACCGATCCCCATACTTAACCCATCGATCAATTCGCCACGTAATAACTTGATATGCAGCAGAAAAGCAATCTATCCCGACGCTCATTTGTCAGAAACGCGGGTCTGTTAACCGCCGGATGGCCCGTACTGTCTTGTTTACCAGGAACCGCCGCAAATCATGCTGGTACGGCCGCGGCATCTTCAGTGAACTTACACTGGCTGGGTGGTAGGGCCCCTTCATTATCTGCCGGTGCTACCTGGGGTGTTCCCTGGCCGAGGGGAACAGTGAAGCAGAATGCTGGCTTCCGCCTTACAGGGGCAGATGGTGACCATATTAATATACAGTCCTGGTCTCTGGCCACCTGGCCGGATGGTTCTGTTAAATGGAGCGCTCATGCGATCGGTGCAGGTAAAGGATTGCCATCAGCTGCATTCACATTATCAGTAACAAAGCGTGAGACTGCCAATGGGGAGATACAGATCACCGACAATGCTGATCATATAATAATAGATACCGGCGTGCTACAGTGCGATATCGGTAAATCCGGTGCGCAACTCATACGCACATTAAAAAGAAAAGAACAGCTCATTGCAAAAGAGGGTACATTGGTGCTGCTGACCCAGGACATCCCTGACGAAGGCAACGGCCAATCTCCTAAACATGACGCATTCCTAAGTAATATATCATCTGTTACACTGGAACAGCAAGGCCCCGTCAGAGCCGTGGTGAAGATCGAAGGAAAGCATGTGAATGCTGCAAAACGTGCCTGGCTCCCTTTTATCATACGACTGTATTTCTATGAAGGCGCTGAGTCTATTCGCATCCTTCATACCATTACTTTCGACGGCAATGAGCAACAGGACTTTATCTGCGGACTAGGGATTCGTTTTGCCGTCCCGCTTAGTGGGGAACATTACAACAGGCATGTCCGCTTCACGGGTGAAGAGCAAGGCGTGTTCGGAGAAGCAGTAAAAGGCCTCACTGGTCTGCGTCGTGATCCCGGAGCAGCCGTCAGGACCGCCCAGGTGGATGGGGACGAGATCACAGGTGCTTTGCCGGCTGTTGTCGATAAAAGATTACAATACATCCCTTCATTCGGCGACTATACATTATTCCAGCCGACCCCCGACGCATTTGAGATCCAGAAGCGGACAAAAGCTGGTCACGGCTGGATACAGTCGGCCTATGGACGCAGATCGTCTGGGACAGGCTACCTGGGTACACCTGCCGGCGGACTCGCATTCGGCATCCGCAACTTCTGGCAGAGCCATCCCGCGCAACTTGATATCAGGAATGCTCATACGGAAGAAGGTAGTATCACCATGTGGTTCTGGGCGCCAAGGGCTAGTCCCATGGACCTCCGGTTCTATCATGATGGCATGGGACAGGATACTTTCGAAAAGCAACGTGAAGGCCTGGAAATCACCTACGAGGACTATGAACCAGGCTTTGGTACGCCATTCGGTGTGGCACGTACTTCGGAAGCACAGATATGGGTGCTACCATCAACACCATCCCACGAGCGGCTCGCCAGCATCGCCACTTATATCCAGGACCCGGCCATGATCACCTTTGATGTACCTCAGTGGCAGACCGCCGGTGTATTTGGTGGCAGCTGGGTCGGTCGGCAGACGCCATCTGCGGAAAAAGAGCAACTGCACCAGCAACTTGACTTCTACTTTGACTACTACAAACGACAAGTGGACGAGCAGCATTGGTACGGTTACTGGAACTACGGAGATGTGATGCACTCATATGATACAGACCGCCATGTGTGGAGATATGATGTGGGCGGCTTCGCATGGGATAACTCTGAATTATCTACTGACCTGTGGTTATGGTACTATTATCTCCACACCGGCCGTAAAGATGCTTTCCGCATGGCAGAGGCCATGACCAGACATACCGGAGAAGTCGATGTGCACCATATTGGACCTTTTGCACCTTTAGGATCAAGACATAACGTGCAGCACTGGGGATGCAGCGCCAAACAATTGCGTATATCCACCGTTACGAACCGTAGGTTTTATTATTATCTCACGGCAGATGAAAGAGTAGGAGACCTTATGCATGCAGAGATAGATGCAGCAGATACATTACGGACAATTGTGCCCGGTCGTAAGATCGGTCAGCAGAAAGGTGATCCGGATGGAAAGTATGCAGGCGTATCATTCGGTACAGACTGGGGATCACTCGCCGGGGCGTGGTTAACAGAATGGGAGCGTACCGGTAGCAAGACAGCGAAAGACCGTCTGCTGAACAGCATGCAGACCATCGCTGCCCAACCACATGGATTCTTTACTGGGAGTGCTCAGATGGAACTGGCCACGGGTAAATTCCAACCAGCACCTGCTGAACAGTTTGGCGCATCCCACCTGAGCGCAGTATTCGGTTTACCGGAAATCTGTACAGAGCTGATCGCCCTGGTAGAGATGCCTGCTTTTGAGAAAGCCTGGCTGCAATACTGTGAGATGTACAACGCACCGGAGGAAGAGCAAAAAGCTGTCCTGGGCAAATCATTGGGTAAGCTCAACCTGAAACAGGGACATGCCCGGCTGACGGCATTCGCAGCTGTCAGAAAGCAAGATAAACGCCTGGCACAACGCGCCTGGGTAGAGTTCCTGGAAGGAGAGGCCGGCATCCGTAAATTCTCAAAAGAAATACGCACATTGAGTGGTCCACTGGTATTGAATAAGGTAGAAGAAGCGGACGGCATCTCTACAAATGCTGTCGCACAATGGGGCCTGACAGCAATGGCTTTACTCGATTATGTAAACGAAGACTATCCGGCTAAATAATATGAAAAGAGTGATGGGAATACTACTGCTGATCAGCGGTATGGTGACAGCAGTCACTGCACAGAAGGTAGGAAGCGCACTGGTACAGGACAATTTTTGTAAACCATTGAATACGTCCAGATGGATAGTGGAAATGGTGCCCACGCCACAGTCATCCGGATGGCCACTGATCTCCGCAATAGACACCTGTTTACGCGCAACGGCGTCTTTGAGTCGTATGACTCGTTAAGTCTCTATTATGTCGGCATGGGTGGCAATACGAACACGACTACCCGCTTCCGTAAGTATGAAGGCAATGGTCAAAAGATACTGTTGCAGGAATACCTGGACGCAGCACATCTGCTGACAGCCAATCAGACATATCATGTTGATATTGTTGTCAGAGATGGCGTGGTGACGTTTTCCGTTGATGATATTGTTTACTTTTCCTACAATGATCCTTCACCATTACAAAAGGGGTATTTCGGGTTCCGTTCTACCTGGTCGAGACAGGAGATCAGTAACTTTTCCGTGAAGCAGCTGCCCTGAACTATACGGCAAACCGCTTGAATGTTTCTTTTGTGATGATCCGGCAGTTTTCTGCTATCTGATCCAGTGTACAACTCATGATCTGGACGTTATATGGAAGGTTATCCCGCATCTCTATATACTCAATGCACAGGCCACACTGATCGGTAACATCACGATTACCTTTTAGCTGATGAAAGATTTTGTCGGCTACCGTCTTATCATCGCCAATAGAGAATTTACCAAAATTTTCATGTCCATCTGTAGTCTTCAGGTGTAACAAAATATAAAAGGTAGTTTC
The DNA window shown above is from Chitinophaga agri and carries:
- a CDS encoding DUF6250 domain-containing protein, with protein sequence MATDLRNRHLFTRNGVFESYDSLSLYYVGMGGNTNTTTRFRKYEGNGQKILLQEYLDAAHLLTANQTYHVDIVVRDGVVTFSVDDIVYFSYNDPSPLQKGYFGFRSTWSRQEISNFSVKQLP
- a CDS encoding exo-rhamnogalacturonan lyase family protein, producing MQQKSNLSRRSFVRNAGLLTAGWPVLSCLPGTAANHAGTAAASSVNLHWLGGRAPSLSAGATWGVPWPRGTVKQNAGFRLTGADGDHINIQSWSLATWPDGSVKWSAHAIGAGKGLPSAAFTLSVTKRETANGEIQITDNADHIIIDTGVLQCDIGKSGAQLIRTLKRKEQLIAKEGTLVLLTQDIPDEGNGQSPKHDAFLSNISSVTLEQQGPVRAVVKIEGKHVNAAKRAWLPFIIRLYFYEGAESIRILHTITFDGNEQQDFICGLGIRFAVPLSGEHYNRHVRFTGEEQGVFGEAVKGLTGLRRDPGAAVRTAQVDGDEITGALPAVVDKRLQYIPSFGDYTLFQPTPDAFEIQKRTKAGHGWIQSAYGRRSSGTGYLGTPAGGLAFGIRNFWQSHPAQLDIRNAHTEEGSITMWFWAPRASPMDLRFYHDGMGQDTFEKQREGLEITYEDYEPGFGTPFGVARTSEAQIWVLPSTPSHERLASIATYIQDPAMITFDVPQWQTAGVFGGSWVGRQTPSAEKEQLHQQLDFYFDYYKRQVDEQHWYGYWNYGDVMHSYDTDRHVWRYDVGGFAWDNSELSTDLWLWYYYLHTGRKDAFRMAEAMTRHTGEVDVHHIGPFAPLGSRHNVQHWGCSAKQLRISTVTNRRFYYYLTADERVGDLMHAEIDAADTLRTIVPGRKIGQQKGDPDGKYAGVSFGTDWGSLAGAWLTEWERTGSKTAKDRLLNSMQTIAAQPHGFFTGSAQMELATGKFQPAPAEQFGASHLSAVFGLPEICTELIALVEMPAFEKAWLQYCEMYNAPEEEQKAVLGKSLGKLNLKQGHARLTAFAAVRKQDKRLAQRAWVEFLEGEAGIRKFSKEIRTLSGPLVLNKVEEADGISTNAVAQWGLTAMALLDYVNEDYPAK